Proteins encoded in a region of the Podarcis muralis chromosome 2, rPodMur119.hap1.1, whole genome shotgun sequence genome:
- the LOC144324911 gene encoding uncharacterized protein LOC144324911 isoform X1, translating to MKETESVNLARMEGGRWTVDLVRLSPASLRTTSERSLPGTSERSDGDQLEGKNKGDHNSIHIAEKSTKYSGCGENIHQSSQSISHQRKSFIWRDSLTSYERTHSGEKLYQCLECGKSFSRKDGLTSHHRIHTGEKPYLCLECGKNFSQRVKLTSHQRIHTGEKPHQCLECGKSFRQAIHLTTHQRIHTGEKPFQCQECGKSFSQGIHLTSHQRIHTGEKPYQCCECGKNFSQSSHLKTHQRIHTGVKRYQCLECGKSFSLRQSLTSHQRIHTGDKPFQCHECGKSFRHSCSLTSHQRIHTGEKPYKCLECGKSFNRNDSLTSHQRIHTKEKPYQCLKCGKSFNRKHHLTLHQRIHTGEKPYPCLECGKSFRYRKSLTLHQKVHTGEKPYQCLECGKSFRHSSNLTSHHRVHTGEKSYQCLKCGKSFSQRQSLNSHNRIHTGEKPYPCLECGKSFSQSSHLTSHQRVHTGEKHYQCLECGKSFRHSSSLTSHQGIHTGEKPYQCLECGKTFSQSSNLTMHHRVHTQEKSYQCLKCGKSFSHRQSLTSHNRIHTGEKPYPCLECGKSFRQRGDLTLHQRVHTGEKPYQCLECGKSFRQRGDLTLHQRVHTGEKPYQCLECGKSFRERTNLTKHKRVHTGEKPYQCLECGKSFSERVQLTSHHRIHTGEKPYPCLECGKSFRYRQSLASHQKVHRGEKPYQCFECGKSFREGAKLTSHQKIHTGEKTYQCLECGKSFSQGIHLTTHQRIHTGDKPFQCHECGKSFRHSSTLTFHQRIHTGEKPFQCHECGKSFGHSSYLMTHQRTHTGQKPYQCLKCGKSFSHRQSLTSHQRIHTEGKPIRKNNNTNIIEQPLQNTFV from the coding sequence atggtgatcaATTGGAAGGGAAGAACAAGGGGGACCACAACAGTATCCACATAGCGGAGAAGTCAACTAAATATTCAGGGTGTGGAGAGAACATCCATCAGAGCTCCCAGTCCATCTCCCATCAAAGAAAGAGCTTCATTTGGAGGGATAGCCTCACTTCATACGAAAGAACTCACAGTGGAGAGAAAttgtatcagtgcttggaatgtggaaagagcttcagtcggaaggatggtctcacttcccatcacagaattcatacaggggagaaaccctatctgtgcttggaatgcggaaagaacttcagtcagagggtgaaactcacttcccatcaaagaattcatacaggggagaaaccccatcagtgtttggaatgtggaaagagcttcagacaggCGATCCATCTCactacccatcaaagaattcatacaggggagaaaccgtttcaatgccaggagtgtggaaagagcttcagccaggggATACATctaacttcccatcaaagaattcatacaggggagaaaccataccaGTGCTGTGAATGTGGGAAAAACTTCAGTCAAAGCAGCCATCTCAagacccatcaaagaattcacacaggggtgaaacgctatcagtgcttggaatgtgggaagagcttcagtctcaggcagagtctcacttcccatcaaagaattcatacaggggacaaaccttttcaatgccatgagtgtggaaagagctttcgtcacagttgcagtctcacttcccatcaaagaattcatacaggggagaaaccctataagtgcttggaatgtggaaagagcttcaatcggaatgatagtctcacttcccatcaaagaattcatacaaaggaaaaaccctatcaatgcttgaaatgtggaaagagcttcaatcgaaAACATCatctcactttgcatcaaagaattcatacaggggagaaaccatatccatgcctggaatgtggaaagagcttccgttacAGGAAGAGTCTTACTTTGCATCAAAaagttcatacaggggagaaaccctatcagtgcttagaatgtggaaagagctttcgtcacaGTTCCAATCTAACTAGCCATCATAGAGTTCATACAGGCGAGAAATCCTATCAGTGCTtgaaatgtgggaagagcttcagtcagagacaGAGTCTCAATTCCCataacagaattcatacaggggagaaaccctatccatgcttggaatgcggaaagagcttcagtcaaagttctCATctaacttcccatcaaagagtccatacaggggagaaacactaccagtgcttagaatgtggaaagagctttcgtcacagttccagtctcacttcccatcaaggaattcatacaggggagaaaccctatcagtgcttagaatgcggAAAGACCTTCAGTCAAAGTTCCAATCTAACTATGCACCATAGAGTTCATACACAGGAGAAATCCTATCAGTGCTtgaaatgtgggaagagcttcagtcacagacaGAGTCTCACCTCCCataacagaattcatacaggggagaaaccctatccgtgcttggaatgcggaaagagctttcgtcagaGAGGTGACCTCACTTTACATCAAAgagtccatacaggggagaaaccctatcagtgcttagaatgtggaaagagctttcgtcagaGAGGTGACCTCACTTTACATCAAAgagtccatacaggggagaaaccctatcagtgcttggaatgtggaaagagcttccgggaGAGGACCAACCTCACAAAGCATAAAAgagtccatacaggggagaaaccctatcagtgcttggaatgtggaaagagcttcagtgagagGGTGCAGCtgacttcccatcacagaattcatacaggggagaaaccatatccatgcctggaatgtggaaagagcttccgttacAGACAGAGTCTTGCTTCGCATCAAAAGGTTCATaggggggagaaaccctatcagtgctttgaatgtggaaagagcttccgggaGGGGGccaagctcacttcccatcaaaaaattcatacaggggagaaaacatatcagtgtttggaatgtggaaagagcttcagccaggggATCCATCTCactacccatcaaagaattcatacaggggataaaccttttcaatgccatgagtgtggaaagagctttcgtcacaGTTCCACTCTCACttttcatcaaagaattcatacaggggagaaaccttttcaatgccatgagtgtggaaagagctttggtcACAGTTCCTATCTCATgacccatcaaagaactcatacaggtcagaaaccatatcaatgcttgaaatgtgggaagagcttcagtcacagacagagtctcacttcccatcaaagaattcatacagaggGGAAACCAATAAGGAAAAATAATAACACAAACATTATTGAACAACCCTTACAAAACACATTTGTATAG